CGTGCGGGTGGAGCTGGGCGGCCGCTACCCCTGGTTGCTGGGTCGCTCCGGCGCCGACCACCTGGTGGCGGTCTCGGACAAGAACATCAAGGTGCGCCGCATCGACCCCACTGGAGGCGTCACCACAGTGCTCACGGTCCGCGACGCCGCGTCGGTCCACCTCTCCGAGAACGGGCGCAAGATCGTCATCACGGGCGTCACGGGCGGCAAGAACCAGCCCCGGACGATCTACTCGGCCAGGACGGGCGAGAAGCTGCAGAGCCGAAAGTTCGACCTCTACCCCACCACGGTGGGCATGAAGGGCGCCAAGGTGATGTTCACGAGCCAGGAGGGCGGCACCTTCTGGTGGAACACCCGCAAGGACACCATCAAGTTGGTGACGAAGCGAGTGAGCGGGGCGGTGGACTTCCGCCACGACCTGATGTCGAGCTTCACGGCTGACGTCTACGCGGGCGGCTGCATGCTGCTCACCTCCATCAGCGACCCCAAGACGCCGAGCTGGCGGTCGTGCAAGGAGCGGGTGGAGAGCTTCTCACCGGACGGCAGGCTGATCTCGACGGTCCCCATCCTCAGTGACGGGATCGGCCCGAGAGAGGTCACCGTGCGCACCGTGACCGGCACCAGGGTGGCGACATACACCACCACCGGCTGGTTCGGCCGGGTCGACTGGGAGGACGACGACACTCTCCTGCTGGAGTCCCACGGCAAGAAGCAGAGCGCCGTCGTCAGGTGCACGGTCACCGAGTGCGAGAACGCCACCGATCCGGAGCCGACCGAAGACCCCGTGAACGAGCAGTCCCTCAGCCGCGGGCGGCCTTGAGCGCCGTACGGATCATCGGGATCTGCATCGGGAGCCGCGCCAGCGTGCCGGCCTTGAGGGCGGTCTTGTTCGACTTCTGCACGTCGGCCGCCATCTTGAAGTTGGCCGGGTAGACCGCCAGCAGCAGCCCGGCAGTGGCCCAGCCGGCGACCTTGCGCGTGCGCGGGTGCAGCAGTCCGCCCGCACACAGCAGCTCGAGGACACCGCTGGCGTAGACGACCTCGCGCTTGGCCGGGATCGCCTCGGGCATGATCGGCTCGTAGACCTCGGGCTTCACCAGGTGGATGGTCGCGGAGAGGACGAAGAGTCCCGACAGGGCGACGAGGTCCTTGGACAGGGGTGCGGTCATGCTCGACAACCTAACCGGCGGCTCGGTCGCTCAGAACATGATGGTCGAGAACGTCGTCGACTCCTGGAAGCCCACCCGTTCGTACGCCGCCCGGGCCGGGGCGTTCCATTCGTTGACGTAGAGCGACACCGACGGCGCGATCTCGCGACGTACGGCGGCAACCACGGCCGCCATCCCGGCCGTGGCCAGGCCCCGGCCGCGAAATTCTGGCGGCACGAACACACCCTGCACCTGCGCGGCGTACGGCGAGACGCAGGCGACCTCGGCCTTGAACAGCACCCGGCCGTCGTCGTCGAAGCGGGCGAACGACCAGCCCCGGGCGATCAGCTGGAGGATGCGGGCGCGGTAGTACTCCCCGCCGCCGCCGGCCTCGGGAGAGACGCCGACCTCCTCGGTGTACATCGCGACGCAGGCCGGGTAGAGCCGTGCCAGGTCCTCACGGGTCGTGGGCCGGACGAGCGGGTCGGGCTCGGTGAGCGGGTCGTCGGACAGCACCAGGTGGGGCTGGCGCCAGCGGCACTCGCGCGGCGGCCCCCACTCCCCCGCCAGCACGTCCCACATCACGTCGACCGACGCCGACGGACCCACGATGGTCGACGAGGTGCGCCCCCGGGCCACCGCCTTCTCGGCGAAGGCCTGCGCGGCGACCTGGTCGCACTGCACCGGCACCATGTTGGCTGCGACGTGGCACGCGCCGGCCAGCTCGCCGTCCTCGAAGTAGCCCCACATCTCCCCGCCCAGCCAGCGCGGGTCGAGGTTGGTGGTGCGAGCCCGGTAGTCGGCGAAGACGTTGACGACCGCATCGCGCGCGGCAAGCGCGGAGAACGAGGCGAGGTCCGCGGCACCGAGCACGCGAACTCCCCGGCGGGTCGTGAGCACGGCGCGAGCCTACGCGGAAAGCGGTCGGGACTTCCCGGCAGATCTGCATGCTCCGCAACCATTCGAACGACACCGAGTTGTTCGCACCCCGGTCTGGGGTCGTGCGGCTCGCGAGATCGGCCGACGCGGTGGGATCGACGGCGCGGTCAGGACGGCCACCGGCGGGTCGCGAAGCGGTCCTCGCTCGTCTCCTTGGTGGTGGTCAGACCGAGCGTGCGGCGGACGATCTGGCTGCGCATGCTGTGCCAGTAGGAGGCCTCCATAGCCTCGGCCCGGTCCTCGGGGACGCGGTATCCGCTGGTGCGGATCGCCACCGTCTCGGCCTCCCGCACGTGGATCGCCCAGGTCTCCCCCGGTCGGCCCGGACGGCTCGGCCGCCAGGCGAAGCGGATCCTGCCCCTGGCCCGCTCGATCGTCACGCAGTGCCCGGCGAACCGCTTCTTGCAGGGGTTCTTCATCCAATCCGGCGGCCGCGGGATCGCGAGCACGTCGTGCGTCCCGGTGTAGCCCCAGCCCTTCTTGAACGTCAGCCGAGCACCGAGGGTGCCGGTGCCGAACCGGCGTTTCAGCGGCGAGGGATGCATGGTCTTGTAGGCACCGAAGCCACTCCGCGACAGTATGTACGCCGCGGCGAGGGCCCGGTCGCTCGACGGCACGATCGTCAGGGCCAGCGGGTCGGGCTCGCCACCCTCCCAGTCGGCCAGCGCGGCCCCGAGGTCGACGACCGCCTGGGTGGTCAGCAACCGCAACCGCGGGTCCTGGGCGACGCTGGTGATCATGTCGACCGGGAACTGCAGCTGCATCTGGCGCGGGTCCTTGGTGATGGTGTCGCCCGACGAGTAGGCGATGACCTGCTCGTCGTCGTGGCGGTAGACCACGAGCACGATGCCCGGGTCCTCCTCCGGCTCCTCGAGTTGCCAGACCAGCGTCGTGGTCGTGCCCGGCGGGGACGCCAGGTCCGCGCAGTGGGAGTACTCCGAGCAGGACGCTTCGTGGCGCGGTCCGACACTCACCCGCACCAGGTCGCCGTCGTATTCTCCGTCGCCGTTGTAGCGGAGGTCCGCGCCGAGCAGGCCGTCGGGGTGGCGCTGGTGGGTGTACATCGCCGACCGGCTGGTGGTGTCGGTCGGGAGGTGCTCGAGCGCGACTGCGGCAATGGCGCGCTGGGTGATCGGCACCAGCTCCTCGCGAGCCGCGTCGGTCGCCGACGAGGCGGAGACGGGCACGAGCAGAGCGAGCAGGGCGGCGGTGGAGAGTCCCGCAATCCTCTTCATGGCCGCGACGGTATCTCGCGGGGTCAGGAGACGGAGACGTCCGCGGTGGCGCCAGAGCTGTCCTCAGAGGCCGCGATGCCGAACGTCAGCTGACGCTGACCGTCGGCTCCGCACCCTCAAGGGCTTCCATGCCCTCGGCGATGCGCATCGCCTCTTCGATCAGGGTCTCCACGATCTGCGACTCGGGGACGGTCTTGATGACCTCGCCCTTGACGAAGATCTGGCCCTTGCCGTTGCCCGAGGCGACACCGAGGTCTGCCTCGCGGGCCTCGCCGGGGCCGTTGACGACACATCCCATGACGGCCACCCGAAGGGGCACCTCGAGGCCCTCGAGCCCGGCCGTGACCTGCTCGGCCAGCGTGTAGACATCGACCTGGGCGCGGCCGCACGACGGGCACGAGACGATCTCGAGCTTGCGCTCACGCAGGTTGAGCGACTGGAGGATCTGGAGGCCGACCTTGACCTCCTCGACCGGGGGCGCCGACAGCGACACCCGGATCGTGTCGCCGATGCCCTGGCTGAGCAGCGCGCCGAACGCGGTGGCCGACTTGATGGTGCCCTGGAAGGCCGGCCCGGCCTCGGTGACGCCGAGGTGCAGGGGCCAGTCACCGGCCTCGGCGAGCAGCTCGTAGGCGCGCACCATGATGACCGGGTCGTTGTGCTTGACCGAGATCTTGAAGTCGTGGAAGTCGTGCTCCTCGAAGAGCCCGGCCTCCCAGACCGCGCTCTCGACGAGCGCCTCGGGCGTCGCCTTGCCGTACTTGTCCATGATCCGCTTGTCGAGCGAGCCGGCGTTGACGCCGATGCGGATCGAGGTGCCCGCGTCTTTCGCCGCTCTCGCAATCTCACGAACTTGGTCGTCGAACTTGCGGATGTTGCCGGGATTCACGCGGACGGCGGCACACCCGGCGTCGATGGCCGCGAAGACGTACTTCGGCTGGAAGTGGATGTCGGCGATCACCGGGATCTGCGAGTGCTGGGCGATCTCGGCCAGGGCGTCGGCGTCGTCCTGGCTCGGGCAGGCCACCCGGACGATGTCGCAGCCCGACGCGGTGAGCTCGGCGATCTGCTGGAGCGTCGTGTTGACGTCGCTGGTGAGCGTCGTGGTCATCGACTGCACCGAGATCTGGTGGTCGCTGCCGACGCCGACCTTGCCGACCTGGATCTGGCGGGTGGGGCGACGCGGGGCGAGGACCGGCGGCGGCATGGGGGGCATGCCCAAACCAATGGGCGCGCCTACGGAAGTCATGACATCAGTCTAGGGACCGGCGGGTGATAGCTCACTCCGGGACGTGGAGCGGCACCACGAGGTCGCCGACGATCAGCACCACACCCATGACCAGCAGGCTCAGCCCGACGACGTACGCGATCGGCAGCAGGCGGGCCACGTCGACGTAGCCGGGGTCGGGGCGGCCCCGGAGCTTCGCCCAGCCGCGGCGCAGGGCCTCCCACAGTGCGCCGGCGATGTGGCCACCGTCCAGCGGCAGCAGCGGCACGAAGTTGAACATGCCGATGAAGAAGTTGAAGCCCGCGACCAGCATCAGCAAGAAGACGGCCTTCTCCTTCACCGGGAAGGTGTCGTGGGAGACCGTCTCGCCGGCGAAGCGGCCGCCACCCACGATCGAGACCGGGCTGTCGATCGCCCGCTCCTGCAGGCCGACGATCGCGCGGCCCACACCCCACACCTTGGTCGGCAGGTGAGCGAGCGCCTGCACCGTCTCGACGGTCATGTGGCCCATCTGGCCCAGCGTGTAGCCGACCCCTCCGGTCGCCCGCTGGACCGTCGGCGTGACGCCGAGGAAGCCGACCTGTTCGAGCTTGGGGTCATCGGGGGACGTGGGTCGCGCGGCGACGGTCGTGTTGGTGTCGACGGTCATCTCGGTGCCGTCGCGCAGGATCGTGATGGTCGCGGCACCGGCGTCGTTGTCACGGATGAGCTTCGAGAGCTGGGCCCAGGTCGAGACGGACTCGCCGTTGAAGGCGAGGAACTCGTCGCCCTCCTGCAGCCCGGCCATCACGGCCGGGGTCGGCGGGTCGGCCTCGGTGCACGCTCGGCTGTCTTCGGCCGCAGGCACCACGCACGCGGCGACGTTGTCGACCGTGAGGCTCACCTCGGGGTCGCTGGGATTGCCGTACGTCGCGAAGACCGGCGCGAAGATGAGGAACGCGATGACGATGTTGACGGTCGGGCCGGCCGCCATGACGATCACCTTCTGCCACCATTTGAGGCGGTAGAAGAGGCGGGGCTCGTCCTCGGGACCGATGGTCTCCCACTCGGCTGCACGCGCATCGGAGATGAGCTGGGTGAACATCCCGGTGTTGGACTTGCGGACCTTCACGACGCGGTTGCCGTCCGCGTCGATCTCCACAGAGTCGGCGAGCTTGGCGGCGCCCGGCGGGAGCATGCCGACGATCTTCACGAAGCCACCGAGCGGGATCGCCTTGACGCCGTACTGGGTCTCCCCGACCTGCTTGCTCCACACCGTGGGGCCGAAGCCGATGAAGTACTGGGTGACCTTCCCGCCGAACTTCTTCGCCGGGATCATGTGCCCCAGCTCGTGCAGGCCGATCGACACCAGGATCGACACCACGAAGGTGACGACGCCGAGTGTGTAGAAAAGGGCGGTCATGGAGTGCGGGTCCCCCGGTGCTTCAGCTGATGAGACGGGCGGCCTCGTCGCGCGCCCAGGCATCAGCGGCGAGGACGTCGTCCACGGTGAGTTGTTGCTCCGAGGGTACGTCGTGCGCGGTGACCACGGCGTTCACAGTGTCGACGATGTCGACGAATCTCAGCCGCCCGGTCCGGAACGCCTCTACGCACACCTCATTTGCGGCGTTGTAGACGGCGGGCGCCGTGGATCCACGCTCACCCGCCGCCCGCGCGAGCGCGACCGCCGGGAACGCCTCGTCGTCGAGAGGGAAGAACTCCCAGGTCTG
This is a stretch of genomic DNA from Nocardioides sp. InS609-2. It encodes these proteins:
- a CDS encoding DUF4081 domain-containing GNAT family N-acetyltransferase, yielding MLTTRRGVRVLGAADLASFSALAARDAVVNVFADYRARTTNLDPRWLGGEMWGYFEDGELAGACHVAANMVPVQCDQVAAQAFAEKAVARGRTSSTIVGPSASVDVMWDVLAGEWGPPRECRWRQPHLVLSDDPLTEPDPLVRPTTREDLARLYPACVAMYTEEVGVSPEAGGGGEYYRARILQLIARGWSFARFDDDGRVLFKAEVACVSPYAAQVQGVFVPPEFRGRGLATAGMAAVVAAVRREIAPSVSLYVNEWNAPARAAYERVGFQESTTFSTIMF
- a CDS encoding site-2 protease family protein, with translation MTALFYTLGVVTFVVSILVSIGLHELGHMIPAKKFGGKVTQYFIGFGPTVWSKQVGETQYGVKAIPLGGFVKIVGMLPPGAAKLADSVEIDADGNRVVKVRKSNTGMFTQLISDARAAEWETIGPEDEPRLFYRLKWWQKVIVMAAGPTVNIVIAFLIFAPVFATYGNPSDPEVSLTVDNVAACVVPAAEDSRACTEADPPTPAVMAGLQEGDEFLAFNGESVSTWAQLSKLIRDNDAGAATITILRDGTEMTVDTNTTVAARPTSPDDPKLEQVGFLGVTPTVQRATGGVGYTLGQMGHMTVETVQALAHLPTKVWGVGRAIVGLQERAIDSPVSIVGGGRFAGETVSHDTFPVKEKAVFLLMLVAGFNFFIGMFNFVPLLPLDGGHIAGALWEALRRGWAKLRGRPDPGYVDVARLLPIAYVVGLSLLVMGVVLIVGDLVVPLHVPE
- the ispG gene encoding flavodoxin-dependent (E)-4-hydroxy-3-methylbut-2-enyl-diphosphate synthase, with product MTSVGAPIGLGMPPMPPPVLAPRRPTRQIQVGKVGVGSDHQISVQSMTTTLTSDVNTTLQQIAELTASGCDIVRVACPSQDDADALAEIAQHSQIPVIADIHFQPKYVFAAIDAGCAAVRVNPGNIRKFDDQVREIARAAKDAGTSIRIGVNAGSLDKRIMDKYGKATPEALVESAVWEAGLFEEHDFHDFKISVKHNDPVIMVRAYELLAEAGDWPLHLGVTEAGPAFQGTIKSATAFGALLSQGIGDTIRVSLSAPPVEEVKVGLQILQSLNLRERKLEIVSCPSCGRAQVDVYTLAEQVTAGLEGLEVPLRVAVMGCVVNGPGEAREADLGVASGNGKGQIFVKGEVIKTVPESQIVETLIEEAMRIAEGMEALEGAEPTVSVS